In Asanoa sp. WMMD1127, one genomic interval encodes:
- a CDS encoding DUF488 domain-containing protein, translating into MSIIGIGYEGLSLSSFLERLSSLGVTHVVDVRFAARSRKRGFAKTVLSSGLAAVGVGYTHLPALGNPPWNRPGFAGSAAELAAARAAYAALMPAASLSSVASLARSSSVALLCFEADQSRCHRDVILSALS; encoded by the coding sequence ATGAGCATCATCGGGATCGGGTACGAAGGCCTGTCGCTCTCTTCTTTCCTCGAGCGCCTGTCCTCCCTCGGCGTGACACACGTGGTCGATGTCCGGTTCGCGGCGCGGTCGCGGAAGCGTGGCTTTGCCAAGACCGTGCTGTCTTCAGGGCTGGCTGCTGTTGGTGTGGGCTACACGCACCTTCCCGCGCTCGGCAATCCGCCCTGGAACCGGCCCGGGTTCGCCGGCTCCGCAGCGGAGTTGGCGGCGGCCCGGGCGGCGTACGCCGCGCTGATGCCCGCCGCCTCGCTGTCGTCGGTGGCTTCGCTGGCCCGTTCGTCCTCGGTCGCACTGCTGTGTTTCGAGGCGGACCAGTCGCGGTGCCATCGTGATGTGATCCTGTCGGCGTTGTCGTGA
- a CDS encoding NADPH-dependent F420 reductase, whose product MRIGIVGSGKVGGTLTRRFRELGYDVSVANRRGPESLRPLADQTGATAATVADAAKDADLVVLAIPVRAVEDLPKQAFDGKIVIDANNYYAERDGEIEPIADRAVTSSRWIADHLPDSRVVKAFNNISASHLGRNGKPYGENGRIALPIAGDDTAAKQVVEGLVDELGFDPVDAGTLDASWRQQPGTPVYLTDLDQPALRRTLKV is encoded by the coding sequence ATGAGGATCGGCATCGTTGGCTCCGGCAAGGTAGGCGGCACGCTCACCAGGCGCTTCCGCGAACTCGGGTACGACGTCTCCGTCGCGAACCGGCGCGGCCCCGAGTCGCTGCGACCGCTCGCGGACCAGACGGGCGCGACCGCCGCCACCGTCGCGGACGCCGCCAAGGACGCGGACCTCGTGGTGCTCGCCATCCCCGTCCGTGCCGTCGAGGACCTCCCGAAGCAGGCGTTCGACGGCAAGATCGTCATCGACGCGAACAACTACTACGCCGAGCGCGACGGCGAGATCGAGCCGATCGCCGACCGCGCCGTCACGTCGAGCCGGTGGATCGCCGACCACCTGCCCGACTCGCGCGTGGTCAAGGCGTTCAACAACATCTCCGCGAGCCACCTCGGCCGCAACGGCAAGCCCTATGGCGAGAACGGCCGGATCGCCCTGCCGATCGCCGGCGACGACACCGCGGCCAAGCAGGTGGTCGAAGGCCTCGTCGACGAGCTCGGCTTCGACCCGGTCGACGCCGGCACGCTCGACGCGAGCTGGCGCCAGCAGCCGGGCACCCCGGTCTACCTGACCGACCTCGACCAGCCGGCGCTGCGCCGCACGCTCAAGGTTTGA
- a CDS encoding esterase-like activity of phytase family protein: MAVHKNLVLAVVNTSEDFVDTSGVLVVIDLATRKEVRTIALGGQPDSIAVAPSGKYATIAIENERDEDLNDGELPQQPAGFLQVVDLKKWALTRVELTGLAKVAPKDPEPEYVSINGKDEAVVTLQENNHIAIVDLAKKKVVKDFSAGQVKLSGVDTEDDGTIAQDDSVTVRREPDGVVWIDDNTFATANEGDYVGGSRGFTVWKRNGDVLFDAGNSFDRLAAAHGLYPEGRSDAKGTEPEGVAYGRFGGKPVLFVNSERGNFVAAYDISKPKKPDFLQILPTTNGPEGVTTVPSRGLLVVSSEEDLPDDGIRASVTIFRYGDKKGAFPTIRSAYEPGEQKAPIAWGALSGLSAVPGQPAQVVSITDSVYTPTRLLTIDTAQQPALVKGELTVTKGGEPVGYDAEGVAARAAGGYWIAIEGDGTAAKPNLIVRLDAKGAVQEEIPLPADVAANVTSNGFEGVAVTGVGNGEQVWVAVQRELKGDPKGTVRIGRYSVADKRWAWLGYQLDAAPAGAWIGLSELVPVDNDTFAVIERDNQRGLKATVKKVYTFDVPAGFGTEALPAARKTLAVDLLPLLEADNGWVQDKVEGLTIAGNGEVFAVTDNDGVDDATGETVFMRLGQAKKVFR, from the coding sequence GTGGCCGTGCACAAGAACCTCGTGCTGGCGGTCGTCAACACCAGCGAGGACTTCGTCGACACCTCCGGCGTGCTCGTGGTCATCGACCTTGCCACCCGCAAGGAGGTACGCACGATCGCGCTCGGCGGCCAGCCCGACTCCATCGCGGTCGCGCCGAGCGGTAAGTACGCGACGATCGCCATCGAGAACGAGCGCGACGAGGACCTCAACGACGGTGAGCTCCCGCAGCAGCCGGCCGGCTTCCTGCAGGTCGTCGACCTCAAGAAGTGGGCGCTCACGCGGGTCGAGCTCACGGGCCTGGCCAAGGTGGCGCCGAAGGACCCCGAGCCGGAGTACGTTTCGATCAACGGCAAGGACGAGGCCGTCGTCACGCTCCAGGAGAACAACCACATCGCGATCGTCGACCTGGCGAAGAAGAAGGTCGTCAAGGACTTCAGCGCCGGCCAGGTCAAACTGTCCGGTGTGGACACCGAGGACGACGGCACGATCGCACAGGACGACTCGGTGACCGTCCGCCGCGAGCCCGACGGCGTCGTCTGGATCGACGACAACACGTTCGCCACGGCCAACGAGGGCGACTACGTCGGCGGCTCGCGCGGTTTCACCGTGTGGAAGCGCAACGGCGACGTCCTGTTCGACGCCGGCAACTCGTTCGACCGGCTGGCGGCCGCGCACGGCCTCTACCCGGAGGGTCGCTCCGACGCCAAGGGCACCGAGCCCGAGGGCGTCGCGTACGGCAGGTTCGGCGGCAAGCCGGTGCTGTTCGTCAACTCCGAGCGGGGCAACTTCGTCGCCGCGTACGACATCAGCAAGCCGAAGAAGCCCGATTTCCTGCAGATCCTGCCGACCACGAACGGCCCCGAAGGCGTCACCACCGTGCCGTCCCGCGGCCTGCTCGTGGTCTCCAGCGAGGAGGACCTGCCCGACGACGGCATCCGGGCGTCGGTGACGATCTTCCGCTACGGCGACAAGAAGGGCGCGTTCCCGACGATCCGCTCGGCGTACGAGCCGGGTGAGCAGAAGGCCCCGATCGCCTGGGGTGCCCTGAGCGGCCTGTCCGCCGTCCCGGGGCAGCCGGCCCAGGTCGTGTCGATCACCGACAGCGTCTACACGCCGACGCGCCTGCTGACCATCGACACCGCGCAGCAGCCGGCGCTGGTCAAGGGCGAGCTGACCGTGACCAAGGGCGGCGAGCCCGTCGGGTACGACGCCGAGGGTGTCGCGGCCCGGGCCGCCGGCGGCTACTGGATCGCGATCGAGGGCGACGGCACCGCCGCCAAGCCCAACCTGATCGTGCGACTCGACGCCAAGGGCGCCGTGCAGGAGGAGATCCCGCTGCCGGCCGACGTCGCGGCCAACGTGACGAGCAACGGCTTCGAGGGTGTGGCGGTGACCGGCGTCGGCAACGGCGAGCAGGTCTGGGTCGCCGTGCAGCGCGAGCTCAAGGGTGACCCGAAGGGCACCGTGCGGATCGGTCGCTACTCGGTGGCCGACAAGAGGTGGGCGTGGCTGGGCTACCAGCTCGACGCCGCACCGGCCGGCGCCTGGATCGGCCTGTCGGAGCTCGTGCCGGTCGACAACGACACCTTCGCGGTGATCGAGCGCGACAACCAGCGTGGCCTGAAGGCGACGGTCAAGAAGGTCTACACCTTCGATGTGCCGGCCGGCTTCGGGACCGAGGCCCTGCCCGCGGCACGGAAGACCCTGGCGGTCGACCTGCTGCCGCTGCTCGAGGCCGACAACGGTTGGGTGCAGGACAAGGTCGAGGGCCTGACCATCGCCGGCAACGGCGAGGTGTTCGCGGTCACCGACAACGACGGCGTCGACGACGCGACCGGCGAGACCGTCTTCATGCGCCTGGGCCAGGCCAAGAAGGTGTTCAGGTAG
- a CDS encoding SAM-dependent methyltransferase: MADGGSSWSPAEIDRDKPNAARVYDYYLGGAHNFAADRTMAEQAMADWPELPALMRANRAFLRRVTRFMVRCGIRQFLDLGAGLPTAGSVVETAQAVEPSCRVVCVDIDPVAVIHARAMLADTPLVTVLQGDLRDPAAVLAQAPFDPSAPVGVLLVAVLHFVPDADDPAGIMAGYRDAVSPGSMFAVTHATADAQPTRAATHQQLYRRTATPMTMRTRAEVTALFAGLELVPPGVVDMTRWQPDADADQSLVLAGYGAVGLKP, encoded by the coding sequence GTGGCAGACGGTGGTTCGTCCTGGTCGCCCGCTGAGATCGATCGGGACAAGCCCAACGCGGCGCGGGTGTACGACTACTACCTCGGCGGCGCCCACAACTTCGCGGCCGACCGGACCATGGCCGAGCAGGCGATGGCCGACTGGCCGGAGCTGCCGGCGCTCATGCGGGCCAACCGCGCGTTCCTGCGCCGGGTGACCCGGTTCATGGTCCGCTGCGGGATCCGGCAGTTCCTCGACCTGGGGGCCGGGCTGCCGACCGCGGGCAGCGTCGTGGAGACCGCGCAGGCCGTCGAGCCGTCGTGCCGGGTGGTGTGTGTCGACATCGACCCAGTCGCGGTCATCCACGCCCGGGCCATGCTCGCCGACACCCCGCTGGTCACCGTTCTCCAGGGCGACCTCCGTGACCCCGCCGCGGTGCTGGCCCAGGCCCCGTTCGATCCGTCGGCGCCGGTGGGCGTGCTGCTGGTGGCGGTGCTGCACTTCGTCCCGGACGCCGACGATCCCGCCGGGATCATGGCTGGCTACCGGGACGCCGTGTCGCCGGGGAGCATGTTCGCGGTCACGCACGCCACCGCCGACGCGCAGCCAACCCGGGCCGCCACCCACCAACAGCTCTACCGGCGCACGGCGACACCGATGACGATGCGTACGCGGGCCGAGGTCACCGCCCTGTTCGCGGGGCTCGAGCTCGTGCCGCCCGGTGTCGTCGACATGACGCGCTGGCAGCCGGACGCCGACGCCGACCAGTCCCTCGTCCTGGCCGGGTACGGCGCGGTCGGGCTCAAACCTTGA
- a CDS encoding barstar family protein: MAETSIGRMRPRLAGPPYVVSEGDLQRIRHTARSMGMTVVSLVVPERPSRRVVLDGLGRALGFAEWGSNWDAWDDILSGYLDDLPRRVLVLVERVDRLVAASPALFAEIVYLLQRTSDGQPEIEFVFAGRWP, encoded by the coding sequence ATGGCTGAGACGTCGATCGGGCGGATGCGGCCGCGGTTGGCCGGTCCTCCTTACGTGGTGTCGGAGGGCGACCTTCAGCGCATCCGGCATACCGCTCGAAGCATGGGGATGACGGTTGTGTCACTGGTCGTTCCCGAACGGCCGTCCAGGCGCGTCGTGCTCGACGGCCTCGGTCGTGCGTTGGGGTTCGCTGAGTGGGGCAGCAACTGGGACGCGTGGGACGACATCCTGAGCGGTTACCTCGACGACCTTCCACGGCGCGTCCTGGTGCTCGTCGAGCGGGTGGATCGCCTGGTTGCCGCCTCGCCGGCGTTGTTCGCCGAAATCGTCTATCTGCTGCAGCGCACCTCGGACGGTCAGCCCGAGATCGAGTTCGTCTTCGCCGGGCGATGGCCTTGA
- a CDS encoding DUF2750 domain-containing protein, with the protein MSSSGARTAAFFRDIVRHGVVWWVRDDRGSPTPTSDCGEPTFPYWSTKARAQQAAERWGPEFRVVSMPLDHWRNAALPDLAADNVRVGINWSGPELTGWDFTVDEVRNRLAHALGEPPYGKPTAS; encoded by the coding sequence TTGAGCAGCAGTGGAGCCCGGACCGCGGCGTTCTTTCGCGACATCGTCAGGCATGGCGTCGTGTGGTGGGTGCGGGACGACCGTGGCAGCCCGACACCCACGTCCGACTGTGGTGAGCCGACGTTTCCCTACTGGTCCACCAAGGCGCGCGCCCAACAGGCCGCGGAACGCTGGGGGCCCGAGTTCCGCGTCGTCTCGATGCCGCTCGACCACTGGCGGAACGCGGCGCTTCCCGACCTCGCGGCCGACAACGTTCGGGTCGGGATCAACTGGAGTGGGCCCGAACTCACCGGGTGGGACTTCACGGTCGACGAGGTGCGCAACCGACTGGCGCACGCCCTGGGGGAGCCGCCCTACGGCAAGCCGACGGCCTCGTGA
- a CDS encoding DNA cytosine methyltransferase gives MAVSSGRMITRSRRALTIVDLFAGAGGLSEGFRQAGFVVKAGSDYDPDAAATYRRNFPRAKTIVGDVRDPIVREAILGVARGADVVVGGPPCQAFSQVRNHSRIIDDPRNSLYREFVNIVGEVRPKAFLMENVPGMAQMGVKEQVAQDLSLNGEYLVEPQLCDAADFGVPQTRKRLLFLGVHRSLGVAPPTLAGSGVTSLVTLNRYDGKAIRYVVSSREHLGQNLADVLADPFDTAAVTASQAISDLIKLTAGRQDDLLSEGLPPAESAYQELMRRGLSDEALVNNVSVPKVLADTALRLAGIPAGGNHRDLPDELLQRYISGAKWGPHNGTGRMSRRHYYAYRRLHPDMWAWTLNTKADSVYHYSQARCLSVREFARIQSFPDKFTFTTDDRKGAIEGRIDGGAAHSRYRQVGNAVPPLLAHAAARSIADRIRESALEDASVDGATPRTN, from the coding sequence ATGGCAGTGTCGAGCGGTCGAATGATCACGAGATCGCGCCGGGCATTGACAATTGTGGACTTGTTTGCAGGGGCCGGTGGTCTGTCTGAGGGGTTTCGTCAAGCGGGATTCGTGGTCAAGGCTGGTAGCGATTATGACCCAGACGCAGCCGCTACCTACAGGCGAAACTTTCCGCGGGCGAAGACCATCGTTGGTGACGTGCGAGATCCGATCGTCCGCGAAGCCATCCTCGGCGTAGCGCGAGGTGCGGACGTGGTCGTCGGTGGGCCTCCGTGTCAAGCGTTCTCCCAGGTACGGAATCATAGCCGAATTATCGATGACCCTAGAAATTCGCTATATCGAGAGTTCGTTAACATCGTTGGCGAGGTTCGACCGAAGGCATTCTTGATGGAGAATGTTCCGGGTATGGCGCAAATGGGCGTCAAGGAACAGGTCGCGCAGGATCTATCCCTAAACGGAGAGTACTTAGTTGAGCCGCAATTATGTGACGCTGCGGACTTCGGGGTTCCGCAAACTCGTAAACGGCTCCTATTCCTAGGCGTCCATCGATCCCTCGGGGTTGCTCCGCCTACGCTCGCTGGCTCTGGTGTGACATCGTTGGTAACGCTCAATCGTTACGACGGCAAGGCCATACGGTATGTCGTTTCTAGCCGTGAGCACCTTGGACAAAATCTCGCGGACGTTCTTGCTGACCCGTTTGACACCGCAGCCGTAACTGCTTCGCAAGCTATCAGCGACTTAATCAAACTGACAGCTGGGCGTCAAGATGACCTGCTAAGCGAAGGGCTTCCCCCGGCGGAATCCGCGTACCAAGAGCTAATGCGCCGAGGTCTCTCGGACGAGGCGCTTGTCAACAACGTCAGTGTTCCCAAAGTTCTAGCCGATACAGCGTTGCGTCTCGCTGGCATTCCAGCAGGCGGCAACCACCGAGATCTTCCTGACGAGCTGCTTCAACGTTACATTTCCGGGGCAAAGTGGGGACCACACAACGGCACCGGTCGGATGAGTCGACGGCATTATTATGCATATCGCCGTTTGCACCCAGACATGTGGGCATGGACCTTGAACACCAAGGCTGACTCGGTCTATCACTATTCGCAAGCCAGGTGTTTGAGCGTCCGCGAGTTCGCACGGATACAGTCTTTCCCTGACAAATTCACATTCACCACTGATGACCGAAAGGGGGCCATCGAGGGCCGCATCGACGGCGGTGCGGCCCACTCGCGCTATCGCCAAGTCGGCAATGCTGTACCCCCGTTACTCGCTCACGCGGCAGCCAGGAGCATAGCCGATCGCATACGAGAATCAGCGTTGGAGGATGCAAGCGTTGACGGAGCTACCCCTCGAACAAACTAA
- a CDS encoding DUF429 domain-containing protein, giving the protein MDLAAADERSGLAVVSWSPGRAVVTSASLGASDAAIVAAIEGSDKAGIDCPLGWPSAFVSFVAAHSSGLVSPPSPGAGAAWRRRLAYRMTDEVVRSSTGLIPMSVSADRIGHAAFRAAGLLALLAPPSGRPLSRAGDDVVVEVYPAASLFGWGLAHRGYKRPGQASDLVTSLLAAAPWLSLGEFEPLCRRSHDALDAVIAALAARAAAICRATVPTAAQLPAARVEGWIALPTCALADLV; this is encoded by the coding sequence GTGGATCTGGCTGCGGCCGATGAACGGTCGGGCCTGGCCGTCGTCTCGTGGTCGCCGGGCCGGGCCGTCGTGACATCGGCCTCGCTCGGCGCCTCGGACGCCGCGATCGTGGCGGCGATCGAAGGGTCCGACAAAGCCGGGATCGACTGCCCGCTGGGCTGGCCGTCGGCGTTCGTGTCATTCGTGGCGGCGCACTCGTCCGGTCTCGTCTCACCGCCGTCCCCCGGCGCCGGCGCCGCGTGGCGGCGGCGGCTCGCATATCGGATGACCGACGAGGTGGTCCGTTCTTCGACCGGGCTGATCCCGATGAGCGTGTCGGCGGACCGGATCGGGCATGCGGCTTTCCGGGCGGCGGGATTGCTCGCTCTGCTGGCGCCGCCATCCGGGCGTCCGCTGTCGCGGGCTGGCGACGATGTGGTCGTCGAGGTCTATCCGGCGGCGTCGCTGTTCGGCTGGGGCCTGGCCCACCGCGGCTACAAACGCCCGGGCCAGGCGTCGGACCTGGTGACGTCGTTACTGGCGGCGGCGCCGTGGCTGTCGCTGGGTGAATTCGAGCCGCTGTGCCGCCGAAGCCATGACGCCTTGGACGCGGTGATCGCGGCCCTTGCGGCGCGGGCGGCGGCGATCTGCCGGGCGACGGTTCCGACGGCGGCACAGCTGCCGGCGGCGCGGGTCGAGGGGTGGATCGCGTTGCCCACCTGCGCGTTGGCGGATCTTGTCTAG
- a CDS encoding thiamine pyrophosphate-requiring protein, producing the protein MGDKTVSDLVVERLTEWGVPRVFGYSGDGIDGVMGALRRAGKPEFVQARHEETAAFMAVGHAKYTGGVGVCLSTQGPGAVHLLNGLYDAKLDSKPVVAIVGQQVSTVLGSAYQQEIDLVRLFGDVCAQFVQAAHTPEQVPLLLDKAFRTALATRSPTCVVLPQDVQTAPAPDPTAQSHGVLVTAPGLRPARVVPYDDDVRAAAELLQAGERVAILVGQGAYGAADELTELAERLGAGVAASLLGKPVLDERLPFHTGVMGHLGTTASAELMRGCDTLLIVGSNDPWTEFYPAPGQARAVQIDVDGRRLGVRYPVEVPLLGDAAATLRALLAVVERRADRSWRDQVTRWVTRWHEIADARADAAAEPINPQQVVRALSDRLPADAQVAVDVGSVTYWYARHLRLPVGAPAHLSSTLASMGSALPYGLAAKLAHPDRPLVALAGDGAMQMNGLAELITVAARWRDWADPRFVVCVLNNRDLAEVSWEQRETEGEPRFETSQELPDVPYAGWASLLGLHGIRASTPQEVEAAWDEALRADRPVVIDAVTDPAVPLLPPLQPEEKVSPMYEGLSAEDTDLARRAEEHLRRERASEG; encoded by the coding sequence ATGGGTGACAAGACGGTCTCCGATCTGGTTGTCGAGCGGCTTACCGAGTGGGGTGTGCCGCGGGTGTTCGGGTACTCCGGTGACGGCATCGACGGGGTGATGGGCGCGCTGCGGCGGGCCGGGAAGCCCGAGTTCGTGCAGGCCCGGCACGAGGAGACGGCGGCGTTCATGGCTGTCGGGCATGCGAAGTACACCGGGGGTGTCGGGGTCTGTCTGTCCACCCAGGGGCCCGGCGCCGTGCATCTGCTCAACGGGCTCTATGACGCCAAGCTCGACTCGAAGCCCGTGGTGGCGATCGTCGGGCAGCAGGTGTCGACGGTGCTCGGGAGCGCGTACCAGCAGGAGATCGATCTCGTGCGGTTGTTCGGCGACGTCTGCGCGCAGTTCGTGCAGGCCGCCCACACGCCCGAGCAGGTGCCGCTGCTGCTCGACAAGGCGTTTCGCACGGCGCTCGCCACCCGCAGCCCGACCTGTGTGGTGCTGCCGCAGGACGTGCAGACCGCACCCGCGCCGGATCCGACCGCCCAGTCCCACGGCGTGCTGGTCACGGCGCCGGGTCTGCGGCCGGCGCGGGTGGTGCCGTACGACGACGACGTGCGCGCCGCCGCCGAGCTCCTCCAGGCCGGCGAGCGGGTCGCGATCCTGGTCGGGCAGGGCGCGTACGGCGCGGCCGACGAGCTCACCGAACTGGCCGAGCGGCTCGGCGCGGGCGTGGCGGCGTCGCTGCTCGGCAAGCCGGTTCTGGACGAGCGCCTGCCGTTCCACACCGGCGTGATGGGCCACCTGGGCACCACCGCGAGCGCCGAGCTCATGCGCGGCTGCGACACGCTGCTGATCGTCGGCAGCAACGATCCGTGGACCGAGTTCTATCCGGCGCCGGGGCAGGCGCGGGCCGTGCAGATCGACGTCGACGGGCGGCGGCTCGGCGTGCGCTACCCGGTCGAGGTGCCGCTGCTCGGTGACGCGGCCGCGACGCTGCGGGCCCTGCTGGCGGTGGTCGAGCGGCGCGCCGACCGGTCCTGGCGGGACCAGGTGACCCGGTGGGTGACCCGGTGGCACGAGATCGCCGACGCGCGGGCCGACGCGGCGGCCGAGCCGATCAACCCACAGCAGGTGGTACGCGCGCTGTCCGACCGGCTGCCCGCGGACGCGCAGGTGGCCGTGGACGTCGGCTCGGTGACCTACTGGTACGCGCGACACCTGCGGCTGCCCGTCGGTGCGCCGGCACACCTGTCGAGCACGCTGGCCTCGATGGGCTCGGCGCTGCCCTACGGCCTGGCGGCGAAGCTGGCCCACCCCGACCGGCCGCTGGTGGCGCTGGCCGGCGACGGTGCGATGCAGATGAACGGGCTCGCCGAGCTGATCACCGTGGCCGCGCGGTGGCGGGACTGGGCCGACCCGCGGTTCGTCGTGTGCGTGCTCAACAACCGCGATCTGGCCGAGGTCAGCTGGGAGCAGCGGGAGACGGAAGGCGAGCCGCGGTTCGAGACGTCGCAGGAGCTGCCCGACGTGCCGTACGCCGGGTGGGCCTCGCTCCTCGGTCTGCACGGGATTCGGGCGAGCACGCCGCAGGAGGTCGAGGCGGCGTGGGACGAGGCCTTGCGGGCTGACCGGCCGGTGGTGATCGACGCGGTCACGGACCCGGCGGTGCCGCTGCTGCCGCCGTTGCAACCGGAAGAGAAAGTCTCCCCGATGTACGAGGGCCTGAGCGCCGAGGACACCGACCTCGCCCGCCGCGCCGAGGAGCACCTGCGGCGCGAGCGGGCGAGCGAGGGGTAG